The proteins below are encoded in one region of Juglans microcarpa x Juglans regia isolate MS1-56 chromosome 4D, Jm3101_v1.0, whole genome shotgun sequence:
- the LOC121259193 gene encoding protein TRACHEARY ELEMENT DIFFERENTIATION-RELATED 7A-like isoform X2 — MSYPYYSPPPPSTPPPPPPSAVPCNPPPPPPPSPSHNQYGQPKTPPPHPIGPPTPTISPVSPPRSQPIAPVPPSHHVFPPPTPNNGPTPTPPPDVAASPPTGPKPPPSPWPTNYGPTPQPILPPTTAAPPRPYSRPPTPQPGEFPPVFGPSPFNSVPPSSEIGSPPSGGNHTTIIVACVSVGGVLFLAFLLVGLLCLAKKKKKPVMVPTAAYVEEHEEVRETAATGPFGEQTVTMSVEDDVEIHEVVGTGAAIGLHGTAGGGPMYGEGVHGHGVPPYTPS; from the exons ATGAGTTACCCGTATTactctccaccaccaccatctaCGCCACCCCCTCCACCGCCTTCAGCGGTCCCATGTAACCCCCCGCCACCACCGCCGCCAAGCCCATCACACAATCAGTATGGCCAACCCAAGA CACCGCCACCTCATCCCATAGGTCCTCCAACTCCTACAATCAGTCCGGTTTCACCACCAAGATCACAACCAATTGCACCAGTACCACCTTCACATCATGTATTTCCACCGCCAACACCGAATAATGGCCCAACCCCAACGCCCCCACCAGACGTTGCAGCATCTCCGCCAACAGGCCCA AAGCCACCACCATCACCATGGCCAACAAATTATGGTCCAACTCCGCAACCAATATTACCTCCAACTACAGCAGCACCACCACGACCATATTCCCGGCCACCCACTCCCCAACCTGGCGAGTTCCCGCCAGTCTTTGGGCCTTCTCCTTTTAACTCTGTCCCACCGTCGTCAGAAATTGGGTCACCGCCGTCCGGAGGCAACCACACAACTATTATCGTTGCCTGTGTCTCCGTAGGCGGTGTGCTCTTCCTTGCATTCCTCTTAGTTGGTCTCCTCTGCTtggcaaaaaagaagaagaagccagTGATGGTTCCTACAGCCGCTTATGTTGAAGAACACGAAGAAGTTCGTGAAACCGCCGCAACAGGTCCATTTGGAGAGCAAACTGTAACAATGTCAGTAGAGGACGATGTAGAAATTCATGAAGTAGTGGGTACAGGTGCTGCTATTGGTTTGCATGGAACTGCTGGAGGAGGCCCTATGTATGGAGAAGGGGTGCATGGCCATGGCGTTCCCCCTTATACTCCAAGCTAG
- the LOC121259193 gene encoding protein TRACHEARY ELEMENT DIFFERENTIATION-RELATED 7A-like isoform X1 yields MSYPYYSPPPPSTPPPPPPSAVPCNPPPPPPPSPSHNQYGQPKTPPPHPIGPPTPTISPVSPPRSQPIAPVPPSHHVFPPPTPNNGPTPTPPPDVAASPPTGPTPPPSPWPTNYGPTPQPILPPTTAAPPRPYSRPPTPQPGEFPPVFGPSPFNSVPPSSEIGSPPSGGNHTTIIVACVSVGGVLFLAFLLVGLLCLAKKKKKPVMVPTAAYVEEHEEVRETAATGPFGEQTVTMSVEDDVEIHEVVGTGAAIGLHGTAGGGPMYGEGVHGHGVPPYTPS; encoded by the exons ATGAGTTACCCGTATTactctccaccaccaccatctaCGCCACCCCCTCCACCGCCTTCAGCGGTCCCATGTAACCCCCCGCCACCACCGCCGCCAAGCCCATCACACAATCAGTATGGCCAACCCAAGA CACCGCCACCTCATCCCATAGGTCCTCCAACTCCTACAATCAGTCCGGTTTCACCACCAAGATCACAACCAATTGCACCAGTACCACCTTCACATCATGTATTTCCACCGCCAACACCGAATAATGGCCCAACCCCAACGCCCCCACCAGACGTTGCAGCATCTCCGCCAACAGGCCCAACCCC ACCACCATCACCATGGCCAACAAATTATGGTCCAACTCCGCAACCAATATTACCTCCAACTACAGCAGCACCACCACGACCATATTCCCGGCCACCCACTCCCCAACCTGGCGAGTTCCCGCCAGTCTTTGGGCCTTCTCCTTTTAACTCTGTCCCACCGTCGTCAGAAATTGGGTCACCGCCGTCCGGAGGCAACCACACAACTATTATCGTTGCCTGTGTCTCCGTAGGCGGTGTGCTCTTCCTTGCATTCCTCTTAGTTGGTCTCCTCTGCTtggcaaaaaagaagaagaagccagTGATGGTTCCTACAGCCGCTTATGTTGAAGAACACGAAGAAGTTCGTGAAACCGCCGCAACAGGTCCATTTGGAGAGCAAACTGTAACAATGTCAGTAGAGGACGATGTAGAAATTCATGAAGTAGTGGGTACAGGTGCTGCTATTGGTTTGCATGGAACTGCTGGAGGAGGCCCTATGTATGGAGAAGGGGTGCATGGCCATGGCGTTCCCCCTTATACTCCAAGCTAG
- the LOC121260281 gene encoding uncharacterized protein LOC121260281 produces the protein MLISLLRSAFPDAKLPSSYEEARSLERGLDFKYHKIHACPNDCILFWKEYADLNECPICKASLWMPNTHGSRVIPQKVLRHFPLKPRLQRLFVTDKIACDMRWHKEQRVPDETSMRHPADSQSWKTFDQAHCWFARDARNVRLGLASDSFNPFNNLAKPYSIWPVILVPYNLPPWLCMKDQFFMTSLIIPGPKSPGNDIDVYLQPLIDELLELWEHGVPTYDASTKEMFMLHAALLWTINDFPAYENLSGWSTKGKLACPSCNASTDSIWLKYGRKQCYMGHRRLLPAGHIWRTRKGLFNGKEDYRMPPNWVEEAGLLTQLQMLGDVQFRKSCGKRKRPAEQLNWTKKSIFFKLPYWSMLRLRHNLDVMHVEKNISDSLLGTLMDIPGKTKDNINSRRDLENLGFRKELHLKSEGGRVTMPRALYTLHGDERNKFCEWLAGVKFPDGFASNVTHCVSVRDCKITGLKSHDHHVFLQRLLPIVVGGFLRSDIALALTELSSFFKELCARNLDVNRLSQLQLDIVTILYKLEMIFPPSFFDIMVHLAVHLPGEAILGGPIQYRWMYPFERYLGKFKRYVKNKARPEGSIAEAYIHIECLTFCSMYLQDVETKFNRADRNIDGGEEDTIDGFKVFNQRLRPLGIARNVQLQDKLRTSAIWYVLNNCIEIGPYLEEHYEKCRLSNPNSVDRTHQTEFPTWFKQRVQDQRTGNPPRVSADLYALACGPDPWVASYAACIINGKRFHTKQLELRR, from the exons ATGCTCATAAGCCTTCTACGGTCTGCCTTTCCTGATGCTAAATTGCCTAGTTCATATGAGGAGGCAAGGTCATTGGAGCGAGGGTTGGATTTCAAGTACCACAAAATACACGCATGCCCAAACGACTGCATTTTATTCTGGAAGGAATATGCTGATCTTAACGAGTGCCCTATATGTAAGGCTTCGCTTTGGATGCCAAATACACATGGGTCACGAGTGATCCCACAAAAAGTGCTTCGGCATTTTCCTTTGAAGCCAAGATTGCAGCGTCTCTTTGTGACAGACAAGATTGCGTGtgatatgagatggcataaagAGCAGCGGGTACCCGATGAGACTAGTATGAGACATCCTGCTGACTCTCAGTCCTGGAAGACATTTGATCAAGCCCATTGTTGGTTTGCTAGGGATGCTCGCAATGTTAGGCTCGGTCTGGCAAGCGACAGCTTCAATCCCTTCAACAACCTAGCAAAACCGTATAGCATTTGGCCAGTGATTCTTGTCCCGTATAACTTGCCGCcgtggttatgcatgaaagaccaGTTCTTCATGACATCACTCATTATCCCTGGTCCAAAATCACCAGGGAATGACATTGATGTGTATTTGCAGCCGTTAATTGATGAGTTGCTTGAACTCTGGGAACATGGGGTACCTACATATGATGCTTCTACAAAGGAAATGTTCATGTTGCATGCTGCCTTATTGTGGACAATTAATGATTTCCCTGCATATGAAAATCTTTCTGGGTGGTCAACAAAAGGGAAATTGGCATGTCCCTCTTGCAATGCAAGCACAGATTCTATTTGGTTGAAGTATGGTAGAAAACAGTGTTATATGGGACATCGACGTCTCTTACCGGCAGGTCACATTTGGAGGACGAGGAAAGGGTTGTTCAACGGTAAAGAAGATTATCGCATGCCACCAAATTGGGTTGAAGAAGCAGGTCTCTTAACTCAACTACAAATGCTTGGAGATGTCCAATTTAGAAAATCTTGTGGGAAGAGAAAACGCCCTGCAGAACAGTTGAACTGGACAAAGAAAAGCATATTTTTCAAACTACCTTATTGGTCAATGTTGCGGCTTCGACataatctagatgttatgcatGTTGAGAAGAACATTTCCGATAGCTTATTGGGCACTTTAATGGACATTCCTggcaaaacaaaagataatataaattcTCGGCGTGACTTGGAGAACTTGGGCTTCAGAAAAGAATTGCATCTTAAGTCTGAAGGTGGACGTGTTACAATGCCACGTGCATTGTACACATTACATGGAGATGAAAGGAATAAATTCTGTGAGTGGCTCGCTGGGGTTAAATTTCCAGATGGGTTTGCCTCCAATGTCACACATTGCGTATCTGTACGTGATTGCAAAATCACTGGCCTCAAAAGCCATGACCATCATGTTTTCTTGCAACGATTGCTTCCTATTGTTGTTGGGGGGTTCTTAAGGAGTGATATTGCATTGGCATTGACTGAACTTAGCAgtttcttcaaagagttgtgcGCCCGAAACCTGGATGTGAATCGCTTATCCCAGCTTCAACTTGATATCGTCACCATTCTATACAAATTAGAGATGATATTTCCTCCTTCTTTTTTCGATATTATGGTCCACCTAGCTGTCCATTTACCGGGTGAGGCCATACTCGGGGGTCCAATTCAATATCGGTGGATGTATCCGTTCGAAAGATATCTTGGCAAATTCAAGcggtatgttaagaataaagccCGTCCAGAAGGTTCAATAGCGGAAGCCTACATTCACATCGAGTGTTTGACATTTTGCTCCATGTATCTCCAAGATGTTGAAACGAAGTTTAATCGAGCGGACCGCAACATTGATGGTGGAGAAGAGGATACTATAGATGGTTTCAAAGTTTTCAACCAAAGACTTCGTCCATTGGGTATAGCTCGTAATGTGCAATTACAAGATAAACTCCGCACCTCAGCCATATGGTACGTGCTTAACAACTGTATCGAGATTGGACCTTATCTCGA GGAGCACTATGAGAAATGTAGGTTGTCAAATCCAAATTCTGTCGATCGTACGCATCAAACTGAGTTTCCAACTTGGTTCAAGCAACGT GTTCAAGACCAACGTACGGGAAACCCACCACGGGTGTCCGCTGATTTGTATGCGTTAGCTTGTGGTCCTGACCCTTGGGTTGCATCATATGCTGCCTGCATTATAAATGGTAAACGGTTCCATACGAAGCAGCTTGAACTTCGCCGGTGA
- the LOC121258998 gene encoding transcription factor RAX3-like, with the protein MGRAPCCDKANVKKGPWSPEEDDKLKSYIEKNGTGGNWIALPQKIGLKRCGKSCRLRWLNYLRPNIKHGGFSEEEEKIICSLFISIGSRWSIIAAQLPGRTDNDIKNYWNTRLKKKLLGKQRKEQQARRSGSSLKQEMKRGGGNSMVPDNNNQNPYWPELPVLAPIPYSNQGPRFNDHASIRKLLIKLGGRFSEVDLPIHQGTSTLQFTNDISATEQIYQAVNMPSTTSPIYTLNGNGNQFAQAQSYFDGAELNALQGQSSFPAELEEIVYNNPQGVDGLEFLCGDDMVDNKIGTSSTSGGSNVWGETRTLVYPPVLLASNYEGMQQGTLHECAFEELRYPHEN; encoded by the exons ATGGGGAGAGCTCCTTGCTGTGACAAAGCAAACGTCAAAAAAGGCCCATGGTCACCAGAGGAAGATGACAAACTCAAGTCGTATATAGAGAAGAATGGCACCGGGGGTAACTGGATCGCTTTACCCCAAAAGATCG GCCTTAAGAGGTGCGGAAAGAGTTGCCGCCTTAGGTGGTTGAACTACCTCCGCCCAAATATCAAGCACGGAGGTTTTtcagaagaggaagagaagataaTTTGCAGCCTCTTTATCAGCATCGGAAGCAG GTGGTCTATTATTGCTGCACAGTTACCCGGAAGAACGGATAATGATATAAAGAATTACTGGAACACAAGGCTGAAGAAGAAGCTTCTTGGCAAGCAGAGAAAAGAACAACAGGCTCGTAGATCAGGTAGCAGCCTAAAGCAGGAAATGAAGAGAGGGGGTGGGAATTCCATGGTTCCTGATAACAATAACCAAAACCCTTACTGGCCAGAGCTGCCTGTGCTGGCACCCATACCATACTCAAACCAAGGACCTCGTTTTAACGACCATGCTTCTATCAGAAAATTACTTATCAAACTTGGAGGAAGATTTTCTGAGGTTGATCTGCCAATCCATCAGGGGACAAGTACTCTTCAATTCACAAATGATATTTCCGCCACTGAACAAATATATCAGGCTGTGAATATGCCCAGTACTACTTCTCCCATATATACACTAAACGGCAATGGCAATCAATTTGCACAAGCCCAGTCCTATTTTGATGGGGCAGAATTAAACGCGCTGCAAGGACAAAGCAGTTTTCCAGCAGAGCTCGAGGAAATCGTATACAACAATCCACAGGGAGTAGATGGGCTAGAATTCTTATGTGGGGATGACATGGTCGATAATAAAATTGGCACTAGCAGTACTTCTGGTGGAAGTAACGTTTGGGGGGAGACGAGGACTCTGGTTTATCCTCCAGTACTACTAGCTTCCAACTATGAAGGTATGCAACAAGGGACACTACATGAATGTGCTTTTGAAGAGTTGAGGTACCCTCATGAAAATTAA